One Dioscorea cayenensis subsp. rotundata cultivar TDr96_F1 chromosome 15, TDr96_F1_v2_PseudoChromosome.rev07_lg8_w22 25.fasta, whole genome shotgun sequence genomic region harbors:
- the LOC120277392 gene encoding caffeoylshikimate esterase isoform X3, giving the protein MGPKEEEEQQSPPRNFWGNTPEDEEAYHASQGIKSTNSFHDSPGGLSLFARSWEPLPPSSPRALLFMLHGYGNDISWTFQSSPIFLARSAFSCFALDLPGHGRSQGLRAFVPDVDAVVDDCISYIDSIRRRPEYRDLPCFLFGESMGGAICLLIHLRHLTARRWDGAILVAPMCKISDNIRPRWPIPQILTFVAKFLPTLPIVPTADLVEKSVKVEEKRFIAACNPLRYQGRPRLGTVLELLRVTDDLSSRLSEVSLPFIVLHGSADVVTDPSVSQTLYDAARSEDKTIKIYEGMMHSLLFGETDDNVAIVRNDILAWLNDRSQHFM; this is encoded by the exons ATGGGAccgaaggaggaggaggagcaacAGTCCCCACCCCGCAACTTCTGGGGCAACACACCGGAAGACGAGGAGGCGTACCACGCATCCCAAGGCATCAAATCCACCAACTCCTTCCACGACTCCCCGGGGGGGCTCTCCCTCTTCGCCCGCTCGTGGGAGCCACTGCCACCATCCTCCCCACGGGCACTCCTCTTCATGCTCCACGGCTACGGCAACGACATCTCCTGGACCTTCCAGTCCTCGCCCATCTTCCTAGCCCGCTCCGCCTTTTCCTGCTTCGCTCTCGACCTCCCTGGCCATGGCCGCTCCCAGGGCCTCCGCGCCTTCGTCCCCGACGTTGACGCTGTTGTTGATGACTGCATCTCCTATATCGACTCCATCCGGCGACGCCCCGAATATCGAGACCTCCCCTGCTTCCTCTTTGGCGAATCCATGGGCGGGGCCATCTGCCTCCTCATCCATCTCCGTCATCTGACCGCCCGCAGGTGGGACGGGGCCATCCTTGTTGCGCCCATGTGCAAGATCTCTGATAACATCCGGCCGAGATGGCCAATCCCCCAGATCCTCACATTCGTCGCCAAATTCCTTCCCACGTTGCCAATCGTACCCACCGCTGACCTGGTGGAGAAGTCGGTCAAGGTCGAGGAGAAGAGGTTCATCGCCGCCTGCAACCCGCTGAGGTATCAGGGAAGGCCTAGGCTTGGGACTGTGCTGGAGCTTCTGCGGGTCACTGACGACTTGAGCTCCAGGCTCTCCGAGGTCAGCCTTCCCTTCATCGTGCTTCACGGCAGCGCCGATGTGGTTACTGACCCGAGTGTCAGCCAGACGCTCTACGACGCGGCGAGGAGCGAGGATAAGACCATCAAGATCTATGAGGGCATGATGCACTCCTTGCTGTTTGGTGAAACGGATGACAATGTTGCCATAGTTCGGAACGACATATTGGCCTGGCTGAACGACAG ATCACAACATTTTATGTAG
- the LOC120277392 gene encoding caffeoylshikimate esterase isoform X1: MGPKEEEEQQSPPRNFWGNTPEDEEAYHASQGIKSTNSFHDSPGGLSLFARSWEPLPPSSPRALLFMLHGYGNDISWTFQSSPIFLARSAFSCFALDLPGHGRSQGLRAFVPDVDAVVDDCISYIDSIRRRPEYRDLPCFLFGESMGGAICLLIHLRHLTARRWDGAILVAPMCKISDNIRPRWPIPQILTFVAKFLPTLPIVPTADLVEKSVKVEEKRFIAACNPLRYQGRPRLGTVLELLRVTDDLSSRLSEVSLPFIVLHGSADVVTDPSVSQTLYDAARSEDKTIKIYEGMMHSLLFGETDDNVAIVRNDILAWLNDSSWHDELQKRRAVT; encoded by the exons ATGGGAccgaaggaggaggaggagcaacAGTCCCCACCCCGCAACTTCTGGGGCAACACACCGGAAGACGAGGAGGCGTACCACGCATCCCAAGGCATCAAATCCACCAACTCCTTCCACGACTCCCCGGGGGGGCTCTCCCTCTTCGCCCGCTCGTGGGAGCCACTGCCACCATCCTCCCCACGGGCACTCCTCTTCATGCTCCACGGCTACGGCAACGACATCTCCTGGACCTTCCAGTCCTCGCCCATCTTCCTAGCCCGCTCCGCCTTTTCCTGCTTCGCTCTCGACCTCCCTGGCCATGGCCGCTCCCAGGGCCTCCGCGCCTTCGTCCCCGACGTTGACGCTGTTGTTGATGACTGCATCTCCTATATCGACTCCATCCGGCGACGCCCCGAATATCGAGACCTCCCCTGCTTCCTCTTTGGCGAATCCATGGGCGGGGCCATCTGCCTCCTCATCCATCTCCGTCATCTGACCGCCCGCAGGTGGGACGGGGCCATCCTTGTTGCGCCCATGTGCAAGATCTCTGATAACATCCGGCCGAGATGGCCAATCCCCCAGATCCTCACATTCGTCGCCAAATTCCTTCCCACGTTGCCAATCGTACCCACCGCTGACCTGGTGGAGAAGTCGGTCAAGGTCGAGGAGAAGAGGTTCATCGCCGCCTGCAACCCGCTGAGGTATCAGGGAAGGCCTAGGCTTGGGACTGTGCTGGAGCTTCTGCGGGTCACTGACGACTTGAGCTCCAGGCTCTCCGAGGTCAGCCTTCCCTTCATCGTGCTTCACGGCAGCGCCGATGTGGTTACTGACCCGAGTGTCAGCCAGACGCTCTACGACGCGGCGAGGAGCGAGGATAAGACCATCAAGATCTATGAGGGCATGATGCACTCCTTGCTGTTTGGTGAAACGGATGACAATGTTGCCATAGTTCGGAACGACATATTGGCCTGGCTGAACGACAG TTCTTGGCATGATGAGCTTCAAAAGCGCAGAGCTGTGACTTGA
- the LOC120277392 gene encoding caffeoylshikimate esterase isoform X4 yields MGPKEEEEQQSPPRNFWGNTPEDEEAYHASQGIKSTNSFHDSPGGLSLFARSWEPLPPSSPRALLFMLHGYGNDISWTFQSSPIFLARSAFSCFALDLPGHGRSQGLRAFVPDVDAVVDDCISYIDSIRRRPEYRDLPCFLFGESMGGAICLLIHLRHLTARRWDGAILVAPMCKISDNIRPRWPIPQILTFVAKFLPTLPIVPTADLVEKSVKVEEKRFIAACNPLRYQGRPRLGTVLELLRVTDDLSSRLSEVSLPFIVLHGSADVVTDPSVSQTLYDAARSEDKTIKIYEGMMHSLLFGETDDNVAIVRNDILAWLNDSE; encoded by the exons ATGGGAccgaaggaggaggaggagcaacAGTCCCCACCCCGCAACTTCTGGGGCAACACACCGGAAGACGAGGAGGCGTACCACGCATCCCAAGGCATCAAATCCACCAACTCCTTCCACGACTCCCCGGGGGGGCTCTCCCTCTTCGCCCGCTCGTGGGAGCCACTGCCACCATCCTCCCCACGGGCACTCCTCTTCATGCTCCACGGCTACGGCAACGACATCTCCTGGACCTTCCAGTCCTCGCCCATCTTCCTAGCCCGCTCCGCCTTTTCCTGCTTCGCTCTCGACCTCCCTGGCCATGGCCGCTCCCAGGGCCTCCGCGCCTTCGTCCCCGACGTTGACGCTGTTGTTGATGACTGCATCTCCTATATCGACTCCATCCGGCGACGCCCCGAATATCGAGACCTCCCCTGCTTCCTCTTTGGCGAATCCATGGGCGGGGCCATCTGCCTCCTCATCCATCTCCGTCATCTGACCGCCCGCAGGTGGGACGGGGCCATCCTTGTTGCGCCCATGTGCAAGATCTCTGATAACATCCGGCCGAGATGGCCAATCCCCCAGATCCTCACATTCGTCGCCAAATTCCTTCCCACGTTGCCAATCGTACCCACCGCTGACCTGGTGGAGAAGTCGGTCAAGGTCGAGGAGAAGAGGTTCATCGCCGCCTGCAACCCGCTGAGGTATCAGGGAAGGCCTAGGCTTGGGACTGTGCTGGAGCTTCTGCGGGTCACTGACGACTTGAGCTCCAGGCTCTCCGAGGTCAGCCTTCCCTTCATCGTGCTTCACGGCAGCGCCGATGTGGTTACTGACCCGAGTGTCAGCCAGACGCTCTACGACGCGGCGAGGAGCGAGGATAAGACCATCAAGATCTATGAGGGCATGATGCACTCCTTGCTGTTTGGTGAAACGGATGACAATGTTGCCATAGTTCGGAACGACATATTGGCCTGGCTGAACGACAG TGAGTAA
- the LOC120277392 gene encoding caffeoylshikimate esterase isoform X2, with translation MGPKEEEEQQSPPRNFWGNTPEDEEAYHASQGIKSTNSFHDSPGGLSLFARSWEPLPPSSPRALLFMLHGYGNDISWTFQSSPIFLARSAFSCFALDLPGHGRSQGLRAFVPDVDAVVDDCISYIDSIRRRPEYRDLPCFLFGESMGGAICLLIHLRHLTARRWDGAILVAPMCKISDNIRPRWPIPQILTFVAKFLPTLPIVPTADLVEKSVKVEEKRFIAACNPLRYQGRPRLGTVLELLRVTDDLSSRLSEVSLPFIVLHGSADVVTDPSVSQTLYDAARSEDKTIKIYEGMMHSLLFGETDDNVAIVRNDILAWLNDRITKQLYLWGKHF, from the exons ATGGGAccgaaggaggaggaggagcaacAGTCCCCACCCCGCAACTTCTGGGGCAACACACCGGAAGACGAGGAGGCGTACCACGCATCCCAAGGCATCAAATCCACCAACTCCTTCCACGACTCCCCGGGGGGGCTCTCCCTCTTCGCCCGCTCGTGGGAGCCACTGCCACCATCCTCCCCACGGGCACTCCTCTTCATGCTCCACGGCTACGGCAACGACATCTCCTGGACCTTCCAGTCCTCGCCCATCTTCCTAGCCCGCTCCGCCTTTTCCTGCTTCGCTCTCGACCTCCCTGGCCATGGCCGCTCCCAGGGCCTCCGCGCCTTCGTCCCCGACGTTGACGCTGTTGTTGATGACTGCATCTCCTATATCGACTCCATCCGGCGACGCCCCGAATATCGAGACCTCCCCTGCTTCCTCTTTGGCGAATCCATGGGCGGGGCCATCTGCCTCCTCATCCATCTCCGTCATCTGACCGCCCGCAGGTGGGACGGGGCCATCCTTGTTGCGCCCATGTGCAAGATCTCTGATAACATCCGGCCGAGATGGCCAATCCCCCAGATCCTCACATTCGTCGCCAAATTCCTTCCCACGTTGCCAATCGTACCCACCGCTGACCTGGTGGAGAAGTCGGTCAAGGTCGAGGAGAAGAGGTTCATCGCCGCCTGCAACCCGCTGAGGTATCAGGGAAGGCCTAGGCTTGGGACTGTGCTGGAGCTTCTGCGGGTCACTGACGACTTGAGCTCCAGGCTCTCCGAGGTCAGCCTTCCCTTCATCGTGCTTCACGGCAGCGCCGATGTGGTTACTGACCCGAGTGTCAGCCAGACGCTCTACGACGCGGCGAGGAGCGAGGATAAGACCATCAAGATCTATGAGGGCATGATGCACTCCTTGCTGTTTGGTGAAACGGATGACAATGTTGCCATAGTTCGGAACGACATATTGGCCTGGCTGAACGACAG AATCACAAAGCAGCTATATTTATGGGGAAAGCATTTCTAA